The following proteins are encoded in a genomic region of Thioflexithrix psekupsensis:
- a CDS encoding DUF58 domain-containing protein, with product MTLFPDIDELLALRHQARGIGLVSATKTSTPLSGLYASVFRGQGMDFDEVREYRAGDEVRHIDWRVTARMRKPYLKVFREERERDVVLCVDCSRKMALATQGTFKSIQAARVAALLGWSAQAHGDRVGGVLFGREALSFFAPSRALRTFSQFLRALAQAPSELNNAPVTDLAHVLPVLSRSTDTGSLLFILTDFNWISVTTLQRHLSLLHQQHEVVLIALDDVVDYELPAVGWVNFIEEEGRSVRVNLDDETARMRYRQAWHVRRDALIQTCRRLAIDFFSVHTDQDPYEAVITGLRQRAARSRAHR from the coding sequence ATGACTTTATTTCCTGATATAGATGAATTACTGGCGTTGCGCCATCAAGCCCGTGGGATTGGTTTGGTTTCTGCGACAAAAACGAGTACACCGCTAAGTGGTTTGTATGCTTCAGTGTTTCGTGGTCAAGGGATGGATTTTGATGAAGTGCGCGAATATCGGGCAGGAGATGAAGTACGTCATATTGATTGGCGTGTCACAGCGCGAATGCGTAAACCGTATTTAAAAGTGTTTCGTGAAGAGCGCGAGCGCGATGTGGTGCTGTGTGTTGATTGTAGTCGAAAAATGGCACTTGCCACACAAGGCACGTTTAAATCCATTCAAGCCGCCCGCGTGGCGGCGTTGCTGGGGTGGAGTGCGCAGGCGCATGGGGATCGGGTTGGTGGCGTATTATTTGGGCGAGAAGCCTTGTCTTTCTTCGCGCCCAGTCGTGCGTTACGGACATTTAGCCAATTTTTACGTGCGCTGGCTCAAGCTCCCAGCGAGTTGAATAATGCACCTGTCACTGATTTGGCGCATGTTTTACCCGTGCTGAGTCGCAGTACAGATACAGGGTCATTACTGTTTATCCTCACCGATTTTAACTGGATTTCTGTCACGACTTTACAACGCCATTTAAGCCTATTGCATCAACAACACGAAGTGGTACTGATTGCATTGGATGACGTTGTGGATTACGAATTGCCTGCGGTGGGTTGGGTGAATTTTATAGAAGAAGAAGGGAGAAGCGTGCGTGTCAACCTAGACGATGAGACAGCCCGTATGCGCTACCGCCAAGCGTGGCATGTGCGTCGGGACGCACTCATTCAAACGTGTCGCCGCTTGGCGATTGACTTTTTTAGTGTACACACGGATCAAGACCCCTATGAAGCGGTGATTACGGGATTACGCCAACGCGCTGCACGAAGCCGCGCCCATCGCTAG
- a CDS encoding WD40 repeat domain-containing protein: MRHCNFWLLVVLLPLFAGCTATAVKVPTEATKTLAGHRDSIMSLSFSPDGKILASASMDDTVRLWSVSEGKPLHTLAGHRSWVNSVVFSADGRWFASGSGGVDENILLWDSSTQKIVRTLEGHVSSVQHLAFSHDSRLLASASSDKTINVWEVATGRLIKTLRGHQGRVWSVAFSPDNSLLASGSFDRTVRVWNVATGDTVHRLEGHEGSVLSVTFHPDGKLLATGGGGQQNNLKLWDVSTGQAVADLNSGTNSITSVSFSKDGRYLAAGSGGQGDNVKVWEVATRELKTVLPGHNGHVNAVTFSPNGMPLASGGDDRLIIFWQ; the protein is encoded by the coding sequence ATGCGACATTGTAATTTTTGGCTTCTTGTCGTGTTACTGCCGTTATTCGCGGGGTGTACGGCGACGGCGGTGAAAGTGCCGACCGAAGCGACAAAAACTTTAGCTGGCCACCGCGATTCGATCATGTCGCTTAGTTTTAGCCCTGATGGAAAAATCCTCGCCTCAGCCAGTATGGATGATACGGTGCGCTTGTGGTCGGTGAGCGAAGGTAAACCGTTACACACGCTGGCGGGGCATCGCAGTTGGGTGAACAGTGTCGTTTTTAGTGCGGATGGACGCTGGTTTGCGTCAGGCAGCGGTGGCGTGGATGAAAATATTTTGTTGTGGGACAGCAGTACGCAAAAAATCGTGCGCACATTGGAAGGCCATGTCAGTTCTGTACAACATTTAGCCTTTAGTCATGACAGCCGTTTGTTGGCTTCGGCCAGTTCGGACAAAACGATTAATGTGTGGGAAGTGGCTACGGGGCGTTTAATCAAGACCTTACGCGGACATCAAGGACGGGTGTGGTCAGTGGCTTTTAGTCCAGATAACAGTTTGCTGGCCAGCGGCAGTTTTGATCGCACGGTGCGGGTGTGGAATGTGGCTACAGGTGATACAGTACATCGTTTAGAAGGACACGAAGGCTCTGTATTAAGTGTGACATTTCATCCCGATGGCAAGTTATTAGCAACGGGCGGCGGCGGACAGCAAAACAATTTAAAATTGTGGGATGTCAGCACAGGACAAGCCGTTGCGGATTTAAACAGCGGCACAAATTCAATCACTTCAGTCAGTTTCAGCAAAGATGGACGCTACTTAGCCGCAGGCAGCGGCGGCCAAGGGGACAATGTCAAAGTCTGGGAAGTGGCCACACGAGAATTAAAAACCGTGTTACCCGGCCACAATGGTCATGTGAATGCCGTCACCTTTAGTCCCAATGGAATGCCTTTGGCATCGGGTGGTGATGATCGTTTAATTATTTTTTGGCAGTAA
- a CDS encoding TraR/DksA family transcriptional regulator gives MTEEELARFKALLLETRAELSQSTESQKEMVETVELDQSAVGRLSRLDAIQAQQMAKDTVRRYQQQLVRIEAALRRVDAGEYGDCLDCGMEIDQRRLLIDPATPRCIKCAEKFA, from the coding sequence ATGACAGAAGAGGAATTAGCACGTTTTAAAGCCTTATTATTAGAGACTCGTGCAGAATTAAGCCAATCCACCGAATCGCAAAAAGAAATGGTAGAAACGGTGGAATTAGACCAAAGCGCAGTAGGACGTTTGTCGCGCTTAGATGCCATTCAAGCCCAACAAATGGCAAAAGATACCGTACGCCGTTATCAACAACAATTGGTGCGGATTGAAGCCGCATTACGTCGAGTAGACGCGGGGGAATATGGGGATTGTTTGGATTGTGGGATGGAAATTGATCAACGGCGTTTGTTGATCGATCCAGCGACTCCGCGTTGTATTAAATGCGCAGAAAAATTTGCGTAA
- the hflX gene encoding ribosome rescue GTPase HflX, giving the protein MFERPKGGSRALLVSIEFSRGHVASPDADEFAELARSAGLHVIAEWRLKRNTAPDSKFFLGEGKVEEITAYVAEHQVELVLFNHELQGSQERNLEEKIACRVMDRTGLILTIFAERARSSEGQLQVELAQLEYTSTRLVRAWKHLERQKGGIGLRGGPGETQLEVDRRLITDRIKQTKQQLAKMKQQHQLSQRARKRAEWPTVSFVGYTNVGKSTLFNRLTQAKTYAADQLFATLDTTARRLELGDHSPIILTDTVGFIQQLPHTLIEAFHATLDQVANADLLLHVVDASDPERQERIEQVQAVLADIHADHVPQLLVYNKIDRLDMPAKIEYDAHGKIQKIWLSAHTGDGLAQLHRALMHYVNTDRIHNWIRIPAEQGQIRARFYEWGHVIQEEYCDDGGFLLEVEIQNRYFQELQHSDPRIQVDLTRPVSGVG; this is encoded by the coding sequence ATGTTTGAACGTCCTAAAGGGGGTTCACGCGCTTTATTGGTGAGTATTGAATTTAGTCGAGGACATGTGGCTTCACCTGACGCAGACGAGTTTGCCGAATTGGCGCGCTCTGCGGGCTTGCACGTGATTGCGGAGTGGCGATTAAAGAGAAATACAGCACCCGACAGTAAATTTTTCCTAGGCGAGGGTAAAGTAGAAGAAATTACGGCTTACGTGGCAGAGCATCAAGTGGAATTGGTGTTGTTTAACCACGAATTACAAGGCTCGCAGGAGCGTAATTTAGAAGAAAAAATTGCCTGTCGGGTGATGGATCGAACGGGATTAATTCTGACTATTTTTGCCGAGCGGGCGCGTTCATCTGAAGGACAATTGCAGGTGGAATTGGCACAATTGGAGTACACATCAACGCGCTTAGTGCGGGCGTGGAAGCATTTGGAACGACAAAAAGGCGGAATTGGTTTACGCGGTGGGCCAGGTGAAACCCAGTTGGAAGTGGATCGGCGTTTAATCACTGATCGCATTAAACAAACCAAGCAACAGTTGGCAAAAATGAAGCAGCAGCATCAATTAAGCCAACGCGCTCGCAAACGTGCCGAGTGGCCGACCGTGTCCTTTGTGGGTTATACGAACGTAGGAAAATCGACTTTATTCAATCGCTTAACGCAAGCAAAAACCTATGCGGCGGATCAATTATTTGCCACATTAGACACAACGGCACGTCGTTTAGAATTGGGCGATCACAGTCCTATTATTCTGACGGATACGGTGGGTTTTATTCAACAATTGCCTCATACTTTAATTGAAGCGTTCCATGCGACCTTAGATCAGGTGGCGAATGCGGATTTATTGTTACACGTCGTGGATGCCAGCGATCCAGAGCGACAAGAGCGGATTGAACAAGTGCAAGCCGTTTTAGCCGATATTCACGCGGATCATGTGCCGCAACTGCTTGTTTATAATAAAATAGATCGTTTAGACATGCCTGCCAAAATTGAGTACGATGCCCACGGCAAAATCCAAAAAATTTGGTTATCCGCCCACACAGGAGACGGTTTGGCGCAATTACACCGCGCCTTAATGCACTATGTGAACACAGATCGTATTCATAATTGGATACGCATTCCCGCCGAACAAGGCCAAATACGCGCCCGTTTCTACGAATGGGGACACGTGATTCAAGAGGAATACTGCGATGATGGTGGGTTCTTGTTAGAAGTTGAAATTCAAAACCGCTATTTTCAAGAATTACAACACAGCGATCCCCGCATACAAGTAGATTTGACGCGGCCGGTGAGTGGGGTGGGATAG
- the xth gene encoding exodeoxyribonuclease III: MNAIFENFENSAHSPSWTISTMKIASWNVNSLRVRLPHVLTWLNTHAPDVLALQETKVENDKFPHAELEAAGYHVAYSGQKTYNGVALLTREPLASPLLYDFPDQSDPQRRIIGTHYGSIYVLNIYVPNGEDLLSEKFIYKMQWLTALESLIKTLLANYQHVLILGDFNIAPAAIDVYDTTVWHEQQILCSTDERETLQRLYALGLVDCFRHKAGDTVQFSWWDYRAARFRRNQGLRIDLILASSALATKCVACDIDKMPRTWEKPSDHAPVWANFAI, translated from the coding sequence TTGAATGCGATATTTGAAAATTTTGAAAATTCCGCACATTCGCCATCATGGACAATAAGCACAATGAAAATCGCCTCATGGAATGTTAATTCATTACGGGTTCGTTTGCCGCATGTTTTAACATGGCTCAACACCCATGCGCCTGATGTATTGGCATTGCAAGAAACAAAAGTGGAAAATGATAAATTTCCCCACGCCGAATTAGAAGCCGCAGGTTATCACGTCGCCTATTCAGGACAAAAAACTTATAACGGTGTCGCTTTATTAACCCGCGAACCATTGGCATCGCCGTTATTATATGATTTTCCCGACCAATCAGACCCACAACGCCGCATTATTGGGACGCATTATGGATCAATTTATGTGTTAAATATCTATGTGCCGAATGGAGAAGATTTATTGTCAGAAAAATTTATTTATAAAATGCAATGGCTGACCGCATTAGAAAGTTTAATAAAAACCTTATTAGCCAATTATCAACACGTTTTAATACTAGGTGATTTTAATATTGCGCCCGCGGCTATTGATGTTTACGATACAACAGTGTGGCATGAGCAGCAGATTTTATGTAGCACCGATGAACGTGAGACATTACAGCGTTTGTATGCACTAGGATTGGTCGATTGTTTTCGCCACAAAGCGGGAGATACGGTGCAATTTAGTTGGTGGGATTACCGCGCTGCACGTTTTCGACGCAATCAAGGACTACGCATTGACTTGATTCTTGCCTCATCGGCATTGGCGACAAAATGTGTCGCTTGCGACATTGATAAAATGCCCCGCACTTGGGAAAAACCCTCTGATCATGCGCCAGTTTGGGCTAATTTTGCGATTTAA
- the hybD gene encoding HyaD/HybD family hydrogenase maturation endopeptidase has translation MNDQNSNFNQAHILILGIGNLLWADEGFGVRLVNLLHQRYVFPWHVTLMDGGTQGMYLLPHIQIASHLLILDAIDYGLDPGTLKIVKNADVPQFMGVKKMSLHQTGFQEVLAAAVLTGKCPQHLALIGIQPELLEDYGGSLTFTVKAQMDNAITACLHLLAEWGVIPEKRTLPLAESEGLTDPSLGLEAYETQRPDAEYACRWGDARVLNQIFPKTDA, from the coding sequence ATGAATGATCAGAATTCTAATTTTAATCAGGCGCATATTTTAATTTTAGGTATTGGAAATTTATTGTGGGCGGATGAAGGTTTTGGCGTGCGTTTGGTGAATTTATTACATCAACGTTATGTTTTTCCTTGGCACGTTACTTTAATGGATGGTGGCACGCAAGGTATGTATTTATTGCCGCATATTCAAATCGCCAGTCATTTACTTATTTTAGATGCGATTGATTATGGACTTGATCCCGGTACTTTAAAAATAGTAAAAAATGCCGATGTACCCCAATTTATGGGCGTAAAAAAAATGAGTCTGCATCAAACAGGATTTCAAGAAGTATTAGCCGCAGCGGTTTTGACAGGAAAATGTCCACAACATCTGGCATTAATTGGCATTCAACCCGAATTATTAGAAGATTACGGCGGCAGTTTAACCTTTACCGTTAAAGCGCAAATGGATAACGCCATAACGGCGTGTTTGCACTTACTCGCCGAATGGGGAGTGATTCCAGAAAAACGCACCCTTCCCTTAGCCGAATCGGAAGGCTTAACTGACCCCAGTTTAGGCCTTGAAGCCTACGAAACACAACGACCTGACGCAGAATACGCATGTCGCTGGGGAGATGCACGGGTTTTAAACCAAATTTTCCCCAAAACAGACGCATAA
- a CDS encoding CAP domain-containing protein: protein MNVSKFLFILLLIFAAIVAYQRWQPPVPEIAKSSPPLLLPTIPAPFAPKTDTSDELLQLEWQIVEETNLARLYPQEYASKLAHLRGYVNGNRIKIPHIEEISLNTLSQQFNDVLLQGLPEQLRFYYQNGIDQLYQHAAQNPHVHLTINLPGIEIKEGLAAVDEAIEFLQRQSPLPPLIYSIGLTRAAQDHVADQGAQGFVGHMGNDGSQISDRINRYGTWRKSSGENIAYGYFTAESNLIGLIIDDGVPDRGHRINIFNPHFNYIGVACGYHSYYRMMCVMDYAGEYYE, encoded by the coding sequence ATGAACGTGTCAAAATTTCTGTTCATTCTACTGCTTATATTTGCGGCAATAGTGGCTTATCAACGGTGGCAGCCGCCTGTCCCTGAAATAGCAAAATCTTCCCCACCGCTATTGTTGCCTACGATACCCGCGCCTTTCGCGCCTAAAACTGACACGAGCGATGAATTATTGCAATTGGAATGGCAAATTGTTGAAGAAACCAATCTGGCACGACTTTATCCCCAAGAATATGCCAGTAAATTGGCACATTTACGCGGTTATGTGAATGGGAATCGTATCAAAATTCCTCATATTGAGGAGATCAGTTTAAATACCCTCTCACAGCAATTTAATGACGTTTTATTACAAGGATTACCCGAACAATTACGCTTTTATTATCAAAATGGCATTGACCAATTATATCAACATGCCGCACAAAATCCACATGTTCATTTAACCATTAATTTGCCCGGTATTGAGATTAAAGAAGGATTAGCGGCTGTTGATGAAGCCATTGAATTCTTACAACGACAATCCCCATTACCTCCCTTAATTTATTCGATTGGATTAACCCGTGCCGCACAAGATCATGTCGCGGATCAAGGCGCACAAGGATTTGTTGGACACATGGGTAACGATGGCAGTCAAATTTCGGATCGCATTAACCGTTATGGCACGTGGCGTAAATCTTCTGGAGAAAATATTGCTTATGGTTATTTTACCGCTGAAAGCAATTTAATTGGGCTAATTATTGATGACGGTGTGCCAGATCGCGGCCATCGTATTAATATTTTTAATCCTCATTTTAATTATATTGGCGTGGCGTGTGGTTATCACAGTTATTATCGAATGATGTGTGTCATGGATTATGCGGGAGAATATTACGAATGA
- a CDS encoding ATP-binding protein → MNNMIFFNFANHFTVKLYLAFFGIVVQILFITGLALYVFAEFEHMIDDATDRTVPTVISALRLSEQSGRLAASAPILARAENKKQLETIYLQLTHLLNDIQSNITILSEHTSEHALLPVKQSTEEMSMVLTNLQIETGHYLDLQQEVHNFSIELLRLQNILVDNTNPIIYGVHSLNRLFAKRTSRRHQVAVRQLVEFYMARLIVMTELQQLTQCLHYRFIKPDEINCYMIFTAIEERLKVISAQTEMDQSLTETLQNAVKWLEQMQEFDPKKLETQRDTLQEIRFYIDSLIETEKKELKEHYRETSETLSSSLDTLVEQVMTDLNYALDIKAEGHLAIGLLNSVTYVSNQEAVNNLYQYFQEALTRFISAADSFALSDLAQRNPVLAENIGVITREVKAFSEQNNIFSLKNKMIETENNIAILSSKTQEIASQINSQINQIDDIINSLQADLTQVKESVKQTQDTSQSILGLVFFISLLTSITIAYFTTRIISRHEQELRLAKESAELANQAKSTFLANMSHELRTPLNGVLGYAQILSNQPQLTPEQREGLGIIQRSGDYLLTLINDILDLSKVEAGRLDIQPEPILFTNFMQGITDLFKIRAQQKGISFIYEPASPLPDLIEADEKRLRQILINLLGNAVKFTSEGWVKLIVKEENGYFYFIIEDTGVGIAKNDLKHIFKPFQQVGERHYREEGTGLGLSITHQLVLAMRGQLSVESELGKGTIFTMSLPLTAAERPDWDQHSEVTTSRLIGFAEPICHLLVIDDHPKDRQLLVDMLSPLGFIVSAADSGKTALSLIAKQKPALIFLDLMIPEQDGFSIARQLRTGIIAKDTPIIAVSASAFEHHRQASLNAGCHDFLSKPLQYSLLIDCLQRHLHLTWEYITTTQATPRDQQTMIGPSAEQASFLYELTMMGDIGGILDYLAHLEEKDARLTLFIERARELARAFDEEGICLLIEPYLSK, encoded by the coding sequence ATGAACAACATGATATTTTTTAATTTTGCGAATCATTTTACGGTCAAACTTTATTTGGCATTTTTTGGGATTGTTGTTCAAATTTTATTTATTACGGGATTGGCTTTATACGTTTTTGCGGAATTTGAACACATGATAGACGATGCCACAGATCGTACCGTCCCAACGGTAATCAGTGCCTTGCGTTTGTCTGAGCAGAGTGGTCGCTTGGCCGCCAGCGCGCCAATTCTCGCCCGTGCAGAAAATAAAAAACAATTAGAAACGATTTATTTGCAATTAACCCATTTGCTTAATGATATTCAAAGCAATATCACTATTCTCAGTGAACATACCAGTGAACATGCGTTATTGCCTGTGAAACAAAGTACTGAAGAAATGTCCATGGTTTTAACGAATTTGCAGATAGAAACAGGGCATTATTTAGATTTGCAACAAGAAGTGCATAATTTTAGTATTGAATTATTAAGATTGCAAAATATTTTAGTGGACAATACGAATCCTATTATTTATGGCGTGCATTCATTAAATCGTTTATTTGCCAAACGCACCAGTCGCCGCCATCAAGTGGCGGTGCGTCAATTGGTGGAGTTTTATATGGCGCGGCTCATTGTCATGACCGAATTGCAGCAATTAACCCAATGTTTGCATTATCGTTTTATTAAGCCTGATGAAATTAACTGCTATATGATTTTTACTGCCATTGAGGAACGTTTGAAAGTCATCAGTGCGCAAACTGAAATGGATCAATCTTTAACGGAAACTTTACAAAATGCAGTCAAATGGCTGGAACAAATGCAAGAATTTGATCCTAAAAAATTGGAAACCCAAAGAGACACTTTACAAGAGATTAGATTTTATATTGACAGTTTGATTGAAACTGAGAAAAAAGAATTAAAAGAGCATTATCGAGAAACCAGTGAAACCTTATCCAGTTCTTTAGATACTTTAGTGGAACAGGTGATGACTGATTTAAATTACGCATTGGATATTAAAGCCGAAGGACATTTAGCGATTGGTTTATTAAATAGCGTGACTTATGTCAGTAATCAAGAAGCGGTTAATAATTTATATCAATATTTTCAAGAAGCCCTCACGCGCTTTATCAGTGCCGCAGACAGTTTTGCCCTCAGCGATTTGGCGCAACGCAATCCTGTGTTAGCGGAAAATATCGGGGTGATTACGCGAGAAGTTAAGGCCTTTTCTGAGCAAAATAATATTTTTTCCTTAAAAAATAAAATGATTGAAACGGAAAATAATATTGCTATTCTATCCAGCAAAACCCAAGAAATTGCCAGCCAAATTAACAGCCAAATTAATCAAATTGATGATATTATTAACAGCTTGCAAGCTGATTTAACTCAAGTTAAGGAAAGTGTCAAGCAAACACAAGACACCAGCCAATCTATTTTAGGTTTAGTCTTTTTTATCAGCTTATTAACTTCGATTACCATTGCCTATTTCACCACACGAATTATTAGCCGTCATGAACAGGAATTGCGTTTGGCCAAAGAAAGTGCTGAATTGGCGAATCAGGCAAAAAGCACTTTTCTCGCCAATATGAGCCATGAATTGCGCACGCCATTAAATGGTGTTTTAGGTTATGCGCAAATTCTATCTAATCAACCGCAATTAACCCCAGAACAACGCGAAGGATTAGGCATTATTCAACGCAGTGGCGATTATTTATTAACATTAATTAATGATATTTTAGATTTGTCAAAAGTGGAAGCAGGGCGTTTAGACATACAACCTGAACCCATTTTGTTTACTAATTTCATGCAAGGAATTACTGATTTATTCAAAATTCGCGCACAACAAAAAGGCATTAGTTTTATTTATGAACCTGCCTCGCCTTTGCCCGATTTGATCGAAGCCGATGAGAAAAGATTACGGCAAATTTTAATTAATTTATTAGGCAATGCGGTTAAATTTACTTCAGAAGGTTGGGTGAAATTAATTGTCAAAGAGGAAAACGGTTATTTCTATTTTATTATCGAAGACACGGGAGTAGGCATTGCAAAAAATGATTTAAAACATATTTTTAAACCTTTCCAGCAAGTCGGGGAACGACATTATCGAGAAGAAGGCACGGGATTAGGTTTGTCCATTACCCATCAATTAGTGTTGGCAATGAGAGGACAATTAAGCGTTGAAAGCGAATTGGGCAAAGGAACAATATTCACCATGTCTTTGCCACTGACCGCGGCAGAACGCCCTGATTGGGATCAGCACAGTGAAGTCACTACTTCGCGGCTTATCGGTTTCGCCGAGCCTATTTGTCACTTATTAGTCATTGATGATCATCCCAAAGATCGACAATTATTAGTGGATATGTTGTCACCATTGGGCTTTATTGTGAGCGCGGCTGATTCAGGAAAAACCGCCTTGTCTTTAATCGCTAAACAAAAGCCTGCTTTAATTTTTTTAGATTTAATGATTCCAGAACAAGATGGCTTTTCTATTGCACGGCAATTACGCACGGGAATAATTGCTAAAGATACGCCAATTATTGCCGTTTCTGCCAGTGCATTTGAACACCATCGCCAAGCCAGTCTTAATGCAGGTTGTCATGATTTTTTAAGCAAACCATTACAATATTCGCTATTAATTGACTGTTTACAACGTCATCTGCATTTGACCTGGGAGTATATTACAACAACTCAAGCCACTCCCCGTGATCAACAAACCATGATAGGTCCCTCTGCCGAACAAGCCTCATTTTTGTACGAATTGACCATGATGGGCGACATCGGTGGTATTTTGGATTATTTGGCACATTTAGAAGAAAAAGATGCCCGTTTGACTCTGTTTATTGAGCGAGCGAGAGAATTGGCACGCGCCTTTGATGAGGAGGGCATTTGTCTGTTGATTGAGCCGTATTTGAGCAAATAG
- the gspF gene encoding type II secretion system inner membrane protein GspF translates to MAAFEYTALDAKGRTRKGVLEGDTARQIRQQLREQGLSPLTIDEVMKASQQQRRSHTRVGAADLALFTRQLATLVKSGLALEEALRAISEQTEKARLKSLLLAVRARVLEGHSLAEGLALFPKVFPELYRATVAAGEQSGHLDIVLERLADYTETRQHIRQKTLLALFYPALLTTVALLVVVGLLAYVVPQVVQVFLNTRQELPLLTRLLINISDFLKEWGGILLLFLAMGVMGFSYLLRYESFLKRFHHLLLHLPLIARLERGANVARFTRTLSILMASSVPLLDALRITAEVVSNRLIREAILLASDRVREGSSLHDALAASGLFPPMTVYLIASGESSGRLDEMLERAATTQERELESLIAIFLGLFEPLLILLMGGVVLTIVLAILMPIFELNQLVQ, encoded by the coding sequence ATGGCCGCTTTTGAATACACTGCCCTAGATGCCAAAGGACGTACCCGCAAAGGCGTGTTAGAAGGAGATACGGCGCGTCAAATTCGCCAGCAATTGCGGGAACAGGGTTTATCTCCGTTGACCATTGATGAGGTGATGAAAGCCAGTCAGCAACAACGCCGTTCTCATACGCGTGTGGGTGCGGCGGATTTGGCTTTATTCACTCGTCAATTGGCGACGTTAGTCAAATCAGGGTTGGCATTGGAAGAGGCTTTGCGGGCGATCTCTGAACAAACTGAAAAAGCGCGTTTAAAAAGTTTACTGTTAGCGGTGCGGGCGCGGGTGCTAGAAGGGCATAGTTTAGCCGAAGGTTTGGCCTTGTTTCCTAAAGTTTTTCCTGAATTGTATCGCGCTACGGTGGCGGCGGGGGAGCAGTCGGGACATTTAGATATTGTGTTGGAACGGTTAGCGGATTACACCGAAACGCGCCAACATATTCGCCAAAAAACTTTGTTGGCTTTATTTTATCCCGCGTTGCTGACTACTGTGGCTTTATTGGTGGTGGTGGGTTTATTGGCGTATGTTGTACCACAAGTGGTACAAGTGTTTTTAAACACGCGCCAAGAATTACCGTTATTAACTCGTTTATTAATTAATATCAGTGATTTTTTAAAAGAGTGGGGCGGGATTTTATTATTATTCTTAGCGATGGGCGTGATGGGATTTAGTTATTTATTACGTTATGAATCTTTTTTAAAACGTTTTCATCATCTATTATTACATTTACCCTTAATTGCGCGTTTAGAACGCGGAGCCAATGTAGCACGTTTCACGCGGACATTAAGCATTCTCATGGCCAGCAGTGTGCCGTTGTTGGATGCGTTACGAATTACTGCGGAGGTGGTGAGTAATCGTTTGATTCGTGAGGCTATTTTATTGGCTTCGGATCGGGTGCGAGAAGGCAGTAGTTTGCACGATGCCTTAGCGGCATCGGGTTTATTTCCGCCCATGACGGTGTATTTAATCGCCAGTGGTGAGAGCAGTGGCCGTTTAGATGAGATGTTAGAGCGCGCCGCGACCACGCAAGAACGGGAATTAGAGTCATTAATTGCGATTTTTTTAGGGTTATTTGAGCCGTTATTAATTTTACTCATGGGTGGCGTGGTATTAACCATTGTTTTAGCGATTTTAATGCCCATTTTTGAATTAAATCAATTGGTACAGTAA